The following are encoded in a window of Acidobacteriota bacterium genomic DNA:
- a CDS encoding DUF4097 family beta strand repeat protein produces the protein MKFTPLRFVALAAFWLAALTLAASAQDFQQTYQLGPEGVVNIRAVSGNVTVLGYDGEVIVVTATKKGRDRDLVTIEDNSTSNRVEVRDRYPERCNCHVSVNFEVKVPRRINYRFDSFSSVSGDVEVSNVTGELRAKSVSGSVVIKGAVGNVTANSVSGNVEVGEVAGTVNAKSTSGNVQVEIVRLESAGNMDFGSVSGNVTVRVPGNLDADVEMSALSGDLRSDFPIQIEKKEYGPGRSARGRLGNGSRHVKMSSISGNLSLLKM, from the coding sequence ATGAAATTTACCCCTTTGCGTTTCGTTGCGCTCGCCGCCTTCTGGCTCGCCGCACTCACACTGGCCGCCAGCGCGCAGGACTTTCAACAGACCTATCAACTCGGGCCGGAAGGCGTGGTCAATATCCGCGCGGTTTCCGGCAACGTCACGGTGCTGGGCTATGACGGTGAAGTGATCGTCGTCACCGCCACCAAAAAAGGCCGCGACCGTGACCTCGTCACCATCGAGGACAACAGCACCAGCAACCGCGTCGAAGTGCGTGACCGTTATCCCGAACGTTGCAATTGCCACGTCAGCGTGAACTTTGAAGTGAAGGTGCCGCGCCGCATCAACTATCGGTTCGACAGTTTCAGCAGCGTCAGCGGCGATGTCGAAGTCTCGAATGTCACGGGCGAACTGCGCGCCAAATCAGTCAGCGGCAGCGTCGTCATCAAAGGCGCGGTGGGCAATGTCACCGCCAATTCAGTCAGCGGCAATGTCGAAGTCGGCGAAGTCGCCGGCACGGTCAACGCCAAATCTACCAGCGGCAACGTGCAGGTCGAAATTGTGCGGCTGGAAAGCGCGGGCAATATGGATTTCGGTTCGGTCAGTGGCAATGTGACCGTGCGCGTGCCGGGTAATCTGGATGCGGATGTCGAGATGTCGGCCCTGAGCGGCGATTTGCGTAGCGACTTCCCGATTCAGATCGAAAAGAAAGAATATGGCCCGGGCCGCAGCGCGCGGGGACGCCTTGGCAACGGTTCACGGCACGTCAAGATGTCTTCGATTTCCGGCAATCTCAGCTTGTTGAAGATGTAA
- a CDS encoding response regulator transcription factor — MAKASVSVLLVDDNPTFRRVADKFLRTLPGLVVAGTAVGGLDGLAQAETLQPDVILVDLHMRDLDGLRLIPQLRALLPQTNIIALTLLEASAFRGVTLAAGADEFVDKANMFAELWPAIERVRQRSGH, encoded by the coding sequence ATGGCTAAAGCGAGCGTCTCGGTGTTATTGGTAGACGACAATCCAACCTTTCGCCGCGTGGCGGACAAATTTTTAAGAACATTGCCGGGCTTGGTGGTGGCGGGGACGGCTGTGGGCGGTTTGGATGGTTTGGCGCAAGCCGAAACTTTGCAGCCGGATGTGATCCTGGTGGATTTGCATATGCGCGACCTGGATGGCTTGCGGTTGATTCCGCAATTGCGCGCCCTGTTACCCCAAACCAACATCATTGCCTTGACCTTGCTCGAAGCCAGCGCTTTTCGCGGCGTGACCTTGGCGGCGGGCGCGGATGAGTTTGTGGACAAGGCGAATATGTTCGCCGAACTTTGGCCAGCCATTGAACGCGTGCGCCAACGCAGTGGACATTGA
- a CDS encoding SGNH/GDSL hydrolase family protein, producing the protein MAKHSQTKPVKALFIGNSFTGRNDVPGLIAQLAAARGQQFEHRLIQAGGASLRMHWNKGAAQNEIQQARYDYVVLQEQSTLPVKNPSRMHENIRLFDQVIKDSGAKTALYLTWARQNAPGMQAAITAAYTTIGEELRATIIPVGTAWQSFLRDQAQPVLHDKDQSHPTLAGSYLAACVFFAILFSQAPVGIASELKGLTPAEIELLQATAWAAVKQ; encoded by the coding sequence ATGGCGAAACATTCACAGACGAAACCGGTCAAGGCTTTATTTATCGGCAACAGCTTTACGGGGCGCAATGATGTGCCTGGGTTGATTGCACAGTTGGCCGCCGCGCGCGGCCAGCAGTTTGAACACCGGTTGATTCAGGCAGGCGGCGCTTCGTTGCGCATGCATTGGAACAAGGGCGCGGCGCAAAACGAAATTCAGCAAGCGCGTTACGATTACGTCGTCTTGCAGGAGCAAAGCACCTTGCCCGTCAAAAATCCGAGCCGTATGCACGAGAACATCCGGCTCTTTGATCAAGTGATCAAAGACTCCGGCGCTAAAACCGCGCTGTATTTAACGTGGGCGCGGCAGAACGCGCCGGGGATGCAAGCGGCAATCACTGCTGCTTACACAACCATTGGTGAGGAACTGAGAGCCACCATCATCCCGGTTGGCACGGCATGGCAAAGCTTCCTCCGCGACCAGGCGCAACCTGTCTTGCACGACAAAGATCAAAGCCATCCCACACTGGCGGGTTCATATCTCGCCGCCTGCGTTTTCTTCGCCATACTGTTCAGTCAAGCGCCCGTGGGCATTGCCAGCGAATTGAAAGGCTTGACGCCCGCCGAGATTGAACTGCTGCAAGCAACAGCCTGGGCGGCGGTTAAACAGTAA
- a CDS encoding YciI family protein translates to MKFVVLIKANEKTEAGVMPSQQLLTEMGQFNEALVKAGVMLAGEGLHPSSKGARVKCASGKYLVTDGPFIETRELICGFWIWQTKSLDEAIEWAKRIPNPDNEDGEVEIRQIFDAADFGDEFTPELREQEAQLRARLEAKQ, encoded by the coding sequence ATGAAATTTGTAGTTTTGATCAAAGCGAATGAAAAAACCGAGGCGGGCGTGATGCCGAGTCAGCAACTGCTCACCGAGATGGGCCAGTTTAACGAAGCGTTGGTGAAGGCGGGCGTGATGCTGGCGGGCGAAGGTTTGCATCCAAGCTCGAAAGGCGCGCGGGTGAAATGCGCGAGCGGAAAATATCTCGTGACGGATGGCCCTTTCATCGAGACGCGGGAGCTGATCTGCGGATTCTGGATTTGGCAGACGAAGTCGCTGGACGAAGCGATTGAATGGGCCAAACGCATTCCCAACCCGGACAACGAAGATGGCGAAGTCGAGATTCGCCAGATTTTTGATGCGGCGGATTTTGGCGATGAATTCACGCCCGAACTTCGTGAGCAAGAGGCGCAGTTGCGCGCGCGGCTCGAAGCGAAGCAGTAA